The Microbacterium luteum nucleotide sequence TCTTCGCCTCGCCGCTGGCCGGCAGCCAGAACGCGCCCGGGCCGATGTAGCCGAAGTCCAAGTCGCCGGTGCCGAGTGCCTGGATCTGCAGGGGACCGTTGGTGAACGACGGTGTCTCGACCTCGAGTCCGTGATCCTCCCAGTAGCCCTGATCGTCGGCGATGGCCAGCAGGCTGGTGCCGTTGAAGTCGGGGATGTAGCCGAAGTTGACGCTGATGACCTCTTCTTCGGCCCCCGCCTGCTCAGAGCCGGCGGTCGTGGAACCCGAGGCGCATCCGCCCAGTGCCAGAGCAGCGGTCACGCCGAGGGCCACGGTGCCCGCGAGTGTCGTGTGCTTTCTCATTGCTGTGATCTCCTTGATCGTCAGGCCGACCGGGTCGCGGTCGACGAGGTCCCGGACTCACCGGGGGTCTGGTGGTAGACGGCGTGCCACACGCGGTTGCGCAGCTCGGCGAACTCCGGGCTCAGGCGCGCCTCTTCGGTTCGCGGATAGGGAAGGTCGACGTCGACGACGTCGAACAGGCGTCCGGGTCGCGCCGCCATGACGATGACGCGGTTGGCGAGGAAGACGGCCTCGTCGACGTCGTGCGTGATGAACATGACCGTGCGCTTCTCCTTGCTCCACGTGTCGAGGAGCTGCTCCTGAAGGCGCACCCGGGTGAGCGCGTCGAGCGCGCCGAACGGCTCATCCATCAGCAGGATCGACGGGTTCACCGCATAGGCGCGGGCGATGGCGCAGCGCTGCTTCATGCCCCCGGAGAGCATCTTCGGCAGCGCGTCCGCGAACTGCTGCAGGCCGACCATCTCGATGAAGTGCTCGGCCCGCTCGCGGCGCTCCCGCTTCGGAACGCCCGCGACCTTCAGGCCGAACTCGACGTTCTTGCGCACGCTCAGCCACGGGAAGAGCGCGTACTGCTGGAAGATCACCCCGCGTTCAGGCCCGGGTCCTGACACCGAGCGCCCATCGACCAGGGCCTCACCGCCGCTCGGCTCCTCGAGCCCGGCGAGGATGTTCATGAGAGTCGACTTGCCGCATCCGGACGGTCCGACGACCGTGACGAACTCGTTGTCGGCGATGTCGAGACTGACCCGGTCGAGGGCGACGAAGTCCTCGCCCTTGAGCGGGAAGGTCTTGCTGACCTCCCTCACGGAGATCTTGGCGGTCGTGGTTGCCGTGCTCATCGTCGCTCCTGCCATCCGGTCAGCTTCGTCTCGGCGAACAGGAGCAGACGGTCCATCACCAAGCCGAGGATTCCGATCACGACGATGCCGACGAAGATCGTCGCCAGGTCGTAGTAGATCTGCGCCTCCTGCATGCGGCGGCCGAGACCGGCCTGCGCCGCGAGCAGTTCGGCCGCGACCAGCGTCGCCCAGGCGGATCCGAGCCCGACGCGCATCCCGACGAGGATGAACGGGGTCGAGGCGGGCACGACGACGCGGGCGAAGATCGTGCCGTCCTTGGCGCCCAGCACGCGGGCGGCGTTGATGAGCGTGCGGTCGACGCTCACGACGCCCTGGTACGTGGAGATCACGCACGCGAGGTACGCGGCGAGGAAGATCACCACGATCTTGGGGATCTCGCCGATTCCGAGCAGCACCAGCACGAGGGGCAGCAGCGCGAGCGGCGGGATCGTGCGGAAGAACTGGATCCACGGCTCGAACAGTCCGCGAGCGACCGTGTACCAGCCCATGAGGAAACCGACGGGGATCGCGACCGCCGATCCGAGCAGGAACCCGCTGAGCACGCGGCCGAGGCTCGCGAGGATGTCCTCCTGGAGGATGCCCGCACTCCACAGCTGCGCGGCGCGCTCGACGACCTCGGGCGGGGTGGGCAGCTGGAATCCCGAGAGGGCCAGAACCCACCAGATGCCGATCCCGCCGACGATCGAGATCGCGTTGAGGATGATCAGCTTCGTTCGCTTGCCGAGGCGCCGACGCTGCGGGCGGCCCGCTCCGGTGGGCACCGCGAGCGCGGTGGTGGCGTTGCCGCCGGAGGCGACGGCGCGGTCGGCGGCCTGCTCCTGCGCATCGGTCATCTTCATCGCCTCCATCGGGAGCCTCGGTCTGGTCGGGGAGAGGGGGTCACGGTGCGCTCCTTTGCTGTGACACAGGGGATGAGTGGCCCGACGGCTCGGGATAGCCGGCGAGAAGCGGGGACTGGTGGAAGATCGCGGCGATCGCACCGAGCGCTCCATCGGTGTCGCGAAGCTGCCCGGGTCGCACGATGTGAGGCTGGTCGGTGGGGATCGAGTACACCTCGTAGCGCAGGGTGGCCGCCGCCTGCTCGATGATCACGGGGGCGGCGTGGACGATCTCGCCACCGATGACCACCTCCCGCGGATTGAGGGTCATCGCGACACCGCCGAGCACGTGCCCGATGGTCGTGCCCACCTGGCGCACCACGCGGTCGACGACGGGGTCGCCCTTGGCGACGGCGCGGCCCAGCGCCTCGATGCTGTCGACGTCGGCTCCCGCGTCGCGGCACGCACGCAGGATGGCGGACGCGGACGCGACCGTCTCGAGGC carries:
- a CDS encoding ABC transporter ATP-binding protein — translated: MSTATTTAKISVREVSKTFPLKGEDFVALDRVSLDIADNEFVTVVGPSGCGKSTLMNILAGLEEPSGGEALVDGRSVSGPGPERGVIFQQYALFPWLSVRKNVEFGLKVAGVPKRERRERAEHFIEMVGLQQFADALPKMLSGGMKQRCAIARAYAVNPSILLMDEPFGALDALTRVRLQEQLLDTWSKEKRTVMFITHDVDEAVFLANRVIVMAARPGRLFDVVDVDLPYPRTEEARLSPEFAELRNRVWHAVYHQTPGESGTSSTATRSA
- a CDS encoding ABC transporter permease; the encoded protein is MTDAQEQAADRAVASGGNATTALAVPTGAGRPQRRRLGKRTKLIILNAISIVGGIGIWWVLALSGFQLPTPPEVVERAAQLWSAGILQEDILASLGRVLSGFLLGSAVAIPVGFLMGWYTVARGLFEPWIQFFRTIPPLALLPLVLVLLGIGEIPKIVVIFLAAYLACVISTYQGVVSVDRTLINAARVLGAKDGTIFARVVVPASTPFILVGMRVGLGSAWATLVAAELLAAQAGLGRRMQEAQIYYDLATIFVGIVVIGILGLVMDRLLLFAETKLTGWQERR